The window AACGTTCACCGGGCTGGTCCGCGCCGATGATGGCGTGACCGAGCTGATGCTGGAGCATTATCCCGGCATGACCGAGCGGGCGTTGCATGGATTGTGCGTGGATGCCGCCGCCCGCTGGCGGCTGACCGGCGCGCTGCTGGTCCATCGTGTGGGCGCGATGCGCCCGGGCGATGCGGTGGTCATGGTGGTGACGGCTGCTCCGCACCGGGCCGACGCGCTTGCCGCCTGTGCGTTTCTGATCGACCGGTTGAAGACGGATGCCCCGTTCTGGAAACGGGAGACGCGCGGCGAAGACGTCCGCTGGGTGGCGGCACGGGACAGCGACCACGAAGCGGCGGACCGTTGGCGTTAAGGGCTGGCGCACAAAGCCGAGCAGACACCCCGTCCGGTTGGCACCAACCAGAAATAGCAACGGCCGACGCACGAGGCGCCGGCCGCAGCCATTCAGTTAAGGTCGGATCAGCGGGTTGCGCCGTCCTGAGCCGGGGCAGTGGCGTCCGCCGCCTCAGTCGACGGCTGAGCCGCCGGCGCCTGTGCCGCCTGCGCTTCCTGCTTGGGGATCAGCACGCCATTGACGACATGAACCACGCCATTGGCCTGCTTCACGTCATACTGGGTCACGTAGCTCTTGTTGCCGTTCGCATCCGTCAGGATGATGGCGTTGTTTTCGAGCGTCGCGGTCAGCGGCTGGCCGGCAACGGTGGTCAGCGTGACGCTCCCGTTATTGGCCTTCAACTGCTCGACCAGCTTGGCCGAATCCAGCTCACCGGCGACGACGTGATAGGTCAGCAGACCGGTCAGCGTTGCCTTATTCTCCGGCTTCAGCAGCGTGTCGACCGTGCCGGGGGCAAGACGGCCAAAGGCTTCGTTGGTTGGCGCGAACACCGTGAACGGGCCAGGGCCCTTCAGCGTATCGGCCAGCCCGGCGGCCTGCACCGCCGTTACCAGCGTGCTCAGCGTCGGCGTGGCGACGGCCGCATCGACGATCGTGCCGCCGGGCGCCGCAGCGTCCGCCGTGGCCGGAGCCGCGGGCTGAGCCGTCTGCGTCGTCGTGTCGGCCGGAGCCGTGGTCGTGGTGGCCGGATCGGCCGTGGTGGTGGGGGCAGGTGCCTCGGTCTGGGCAGGGGCCTGCGGTTCGGCCTGCTGCGCATTGGCAGCGGCGGCGGTCAGGGCAAAGGCGCTGACGGCGGCCAGCTTGGCGATGACAGAAAGACTACGCATGGAACTCTCCAAATCGGTTGTCCGAAATTCTGGGCGCATCGCTGCGCCGGATAACATTACGCTTGAGCATCCAATCGGGTTCCAAGTCACCATCGGACGATCATTTGGCGCAGTTCGGGGGACTCATTGCAGGATCAGCGTTGGGCGTCGCTCAAAACCTTGGCAAGCAACCGGAAATCGCGTTCACGCGGGCTCGCCTTTCTCCAGACCAATGCGACGTTCCGCACTGC of the Sphingomonas sp. BGYR3 genome contains:
- a CDS encoding molybdenum cofactor biosynthesis protein MoaE → MIEARIEQTPIDIAAMLNRAAALDGVGAVATFTGLVRADDGVTELMLEHYPGMTERALHGLCVDAAARWRLTGALLVHRVGAMRPGDAVVMVVTAAPHRADALAACAFLIDRLKTDAPFWKRETRGEDVRWVAARDSDHEAADRWR
- a CDS encoding fasciclin domain-containing protein; this encodes MRSLSVIAKLAAVSAFALTAAAANAQQAEPQAPAQTEAPAPTTTADPATTTTAPADTTTQTAQPAAPATADAAAPGGTIVDAAVATPTLSTLVTAVQAAGLADTLKGPGPFTVFAPTNEAFGRLAPGTVDTLLKPENKATLTGLLTYHVVAGELDSAKLVEQLKANNGSVTLTTVAGQPLTATLENNAIILTDANGNKSYVTQYDVKQANGVVHVVNGVLIPKQEAQAAQAPAAQPSTEAADATAPAQDGATR